The Rissa tridactyla isolate bRisTri1 chromosome 6, bRisTri1.patW.cur.20221130, whole genome shotgun sequence DNA segment CAGGGGTGgtgatggggctgggcaggggccaCACAGCTGGGTTCCCGGCTGCAGTGGGGCTGATGATGGAGATGGTCGGCATTGCCTGGCCTGGGGCGATGCTCTGGGAGCCCACCGAGACCCAGCCCCGCAGCTGGATGCTGCCCCTGAGCCCGCACCCTTGGTGGGGATTCAGGCGCTTTGACGGAGGCGAGGGCTTCCCTGCGGCCGCTGGTGCTTCCAGTGGCTTTAGGGTGGAGAAACACCCCATGCGTGGGCAGGCAGCTCACGGCGGGGCAGATCCCACCCCGGCTCTGCAGGGACCCCGTGCAGCAGGGGTTGGACAGGACGGGAGCTCCAGGTGGTCCCCGAGGCCTGGCGGGGTCGGTGGCCTGGCAGGTGGCGGCTGGATGGCAGCGGgctggaaggaggcaggagacacCAGCCACCAGCGCTGGGGCTTTCTCCGGTGCAGGTCTGGGAGCCCGGTGGTGCCGGTGCCGCCACCCgggtctgggggctgcagaggcGATGCCGGGGGGCTGGCTCCGGTGCCTCCAtctgtgctgcctccagccctgccaagaaACGTGAAATGGCACTTCTGCTCCGCGGCGGTGGCAGCCGCAGCCCGGGGGGCCTCGCCGAGCGCCAGCTCCCACTGCCAGCACCGCCGTGCTCTCCCAGCACCGTCCCCGGCCCGGCATGGGGCACCGGCGAAGGTCACCAACGAGGCTGGGGGTGTCTCTGCCCCCTCGGCTATTGCTGCCAGCTCTCGGGAGCTCAGCAGAGCCTGGGACGTGGCTGTGCCGTTCTCAGGCAGCATCTTTGCGCAGGGGttttgggggagcagggacacgcGTGCAGGCAGAGGGGGGGCTGTGCATGCCATGGTCGCCCTGGCCCCCATCACCGCGGGGAGATGTGGGGGGGCGAGCATGGGAAAGCGGCGTGTTCCTCGCCCCACGCTGTCCCTGCAGCCATCCCTGGGGGGGCAGCGCTGttcccggggaggggagggctccAGCCTTTGGGCCAGCCCGAGGGTTGTCACCAGTGAGATGAGCTGGGCTGTCTCAGAGCGCGGCCGGGCCTCGGGAAGAGGGGGCTGCTGAGGGGGCTCCCGTTGCaagtcggggcgggggggatggcACTGTCCCTGTCCCTCACAGGAGCTGCCTGGGGCACAGCCGTGTCCCTGAGCAGATGGGGCACCCCCAGCGcgctgcctggggcaggggctccACGGAGGGTCCCCTGCCTGGAGCCGGGGTGGGGGTCCGACCCCGTGGGGGGTGAGCAGCCCCGCTGGGGTGTGAGGCTCCCTCCTTGTCTGTCACCACATCTCCGGTCACCATGACAACAGACAGGGAggcaggcgggagcaggttgGCAGCCCTaggggggcaggtgggggccgTGGCATGGGCTGGCACCCGCAgggaccctggggggggggggggggggggggggggggggcaggtggcaggacacctgggtccctcTTGGGCATGTTGGGAGAGGCAGGACAGGGCTCAGCGGGGGCACTGCGAGCTCCAGGCCAAAAATCCCGTGGAGGGGGGGGCACAGCGGGCTCAGCTGGGGGCGCAGGCGCTGCAGCATGGCCCAGTGGCCACCGTGCCGGGTGGTTTGGCACGGCCAGGCTCGGGCTGGCGCTGAGCCCAGCGGGTGAGTCACGCTGCCGTCCGGAGcggtgccaggcagggctgctcagCGGGGTCCCGGCCACCGTGGGGCCGCGGCCTCCCCCGGCGAGGTGGGCACAGGGTAGGGCTGTGCCccggctgggggtggcaggaggggtgCGCGTGCCTCCAGCGCAGGGGATGCGTCCCCTGCCCCTTGGCACGGGAGGGGAGCGGGTGACTGCGGGTCCCTCCgcggctgtccctgtccccgtctgGCCGCCGGGCCCCGAGGTGAGCAGTCTCGGGGAGCACAGGCACCCCCCGCCCTCCCTGGCCCCACGCACCCACTCGCGCCAGCAGCTCTTGGCACGCGGGGAGAGTGTTCCTGGCAGCCCGGCCCTCTCCCATCTGGTATTTATCTGCTTCCCGAAATCCCTCCTGCTGCGGGGGGGATGCCCGGCTGCAGGGGGGGGGGCCTGGGCCCCACTGCTCACTCTGCAGCGCGACAGTCCCCGTGCGGATGTAGGGAAGAGgccggggggagggagaggaagggaatatccccccccccccgcctcaaaaATGTACATGGGTCCCGGGAGGTTTCACTGGGTGCTCTGGAGCATCCCGGCTGGCTGCGGGCCCTGGGGGCAACACCGCGGGGGCACCTTTACCCCACGCCAAATTGGTCGCAACAGGAGCTGCtaccctggggagggggcacatcattccccctcccgcccccacaaCGCTGCTGTCTGGCTGCCTGAGGCCTGCAAGtgccggtgtcccccccccccagatcccccccccAAATCCTGGGTGCCCCAAAGGCGCAGGAGCCAGGCGAGCCCATGGGTTGCCTGGGCAACTGCAGCCAGGCACTGATGGGGAGCGGTCCAGGGGAGCAGTTGCCATGGAGAGCGGAGGAGAGCGATCGCCTTGGCAACGgtcccgtttcccccccccccccagctcttcgGGGCTGTATCCTGAGGGGGTGCACCCCAGCCGGGGGTCCCCTGCCCACTGGTGAGTGTGTGCCCAGGCCGGCTCCCTGGGTGGGGAGTGGGGAGGCAATGCCTGCCAGCACCCCCCTCTggaggagactcttggggacctgctgtgtccccccccatttCACGGcgcaaaggaagagagaggcaAGGCTGAGCTCGGCTCCTTGGCTTTATCACTCCACACGCCACAAGCTGCTCCCGTGCCTCATCCGGGTCGGGAGGGGGGACAGGAGGCACAGGCAGGGGACCCTccggagagggagggagggacattgtcccccctccccgggtggCAGAGCGGCCGGCGAAGGGGCACACTTCATTGCTGCCAGCCCCTGGGTGTCCCTGCACAGTCTGGGCAGCGGCTGTAGGCACACAGATTGGGAGGGGGGTGGATGACGGTGGCACCAAGGTGTGCTACTGTGGTGGCTTGGGGGGTCTCCATCACCCCACCCTGGTGGCTGTGTCCCGCTAGCCCTGGTCCAGCCCCTACCATCCTCCCCATGGATGAAGCCACGCGCTGAAGAAGTCAAAACAAGGGAGAAGTCCTGCGTGGCTTTGGAGGGGGTCAGGGCCAGGAAAGGGGCACGGGGTCAAACAGCCACTTGCCAGAGTGGGGGCCAGGAACTCGGCCCCCGGCTCAGGCACCGAGTACGTTTCCCCCAGGCCTTTGTGTTtggaggggggggtgtccctttGGTAGACAAAGAGAGGACGAGGTGGCTATAACTCCCCCCCACTCCAAAAAAACAGACATGGGGGGACACGAGCACCCTTCCCCTCCCAACAGGAATCACATGATGGGACAGATGAGACTTCTGCAGGCTCCGGGCTTGGCTTGGTTCACGCTGCCTCTCCCTGGGCccacccccctcccgccccccccaggTGCTCTTAGGCCTGGTAAAAGGGCACCACACGGTCAAATGGGCCCCCCGGCAGATGGGGCAGAGGCGGGTGGGCAAGGCCTGGAAGCAgcggaagcagcagcagatgtggcccgcagccccaagagGACGCACTCACGGGGCCGCGTCAGGCAGATCACGCAGGAGTCCCTCAGGCCCCCAGTCCCCGGCCTCCTCGCCATCCGGCTCCTTGTCCTCGGGCTGCTGCTTGAGGCGGGCACGGCGGTAGGCACGGCACAGGGCATGCAGGAGGACGGCCAGGCCTGCCACGGCGCACAGCACGGGCAGCCCCCTTCCAGAGCCCGCTGGCCGACTCCAGGTCTGCCAGCACCGTCTGCCAGTCCCCCAAGCACAGGAAATACTCGCCCCCCCGGGCCGGCGGCTGGAGGTGCAGGGAGCCGTCAGGGTGCAGGGCCAGCTCCCCAATGCCCGTCAGCCCGGCCCCCACCCGCAGCATCTCCTCCGTCTCCAGGATGCCCTTGGGCTTCTCTCCGCTCAGGTACTGGCCCAGCAGGTCACGGAAGCCGTGGGCCGGCTGCTGGAAACCGCTCATACACTGTCTCCAGGGGCAGGCAGATGGCTCGGAGCGGGCTCTCCACGCTCACCTGTGTCACCGCCCTCGGCGTCTGGCGAGGCCAGCAAGAAGGGGACGGTGTAAACCTGCTCTGAGAGCACCCGCTCGCTCTCGCTCCTGCAAGCAGAGCGCACAGTGCTGAGATGTGAAAAGCTCTCAGCTCGGGGCTGAGCCAAGGGTAGGGACTAGAGCCTTTAAATGAGCTGCTTTCTGCCTCTTAAACGGCCCCAGAGGACAAGCGTCTGGACCCACTGGTGCAAGCCCacccctgctgtcccctcccaCCGCTCACCAGCTCCGGGCCAAGCTGTTCCAGATCAGCCGATGCCTCTTTCAGAAGCAGTTTCTGGATCACGCCTTGCAGCCCCTCATGGTAATGGCTGGTCAGCGCAGCCTTGGCTGGCAGCACTATGCCTAAGGACCAAGGGAGGCATCATGGACGAAGGAGGAGAGCCCCGGCCCCTGTCCCCTGGTGTGGGGCCACAGGGTCTCCTTACCTTCCAGGGCAACGTAAGGCAGGCACCTCCCATCAGCCGCAGACACCAGCGCTGGTAAATCGTCGTCAACCTGGAGCTTTGGGGCCTCCTGGAAGAGCAGGGACCAGGCGTGAACACTGGCAGGGCCAGATGGGCAAGCAGGCAGAAGGTGGGTCACACGTGGCTTTGTGGGGACCTCTGTCAGGATGTGACCTGCTTGGTCCTGGGCATCGTGACATTGATACAGGACGCAGCAG contains these protein-coding regions:
- the LOC128911755 gene encoding LOW QUALITY PROTEIN: mitochondrial ubiquitin ligase activator of nfkb 1-A-like (The sequence of the model RefSeq protein was modified relative to this genomic sequence to represent the inferred CDS: deleted 10 bases in 8 codons), which encodes MDAPPITPGELLCLGSSLAFSGLFYYLYRKKARVVARIQEAPKLQVDDDLPALVSAADGRCLPYVALEGIVLPAKAALTSHYHEGLQGVIQKLLLKEHRLIWNSLARSWSESERVLSEQVYTVPFLLASPDAEAVTQVSVESPLRAICLPLETVYERFQQPAHGFRDLLGQYLSGEKPKGILETEEMLRVGAGLTGIGELALHPDGSLHLQPPARGGEYFLCLGDWQTVLADLESASGLWKGAAVLCAVAGLAVLLHALCRAYRRARLKQQPEDKEPDGEEAGDWGPEDSCVICLTRPRECVLLGAGHICCCFRCFQALPTRLCPICRGPFDRVVPFYQA